A window of the Alnus glutinosa chromosome 4, dhAlnGlut1.1, whole genome shotgun sequence genome harbors these coding sequences:
- the LOC133865539 gene encoding 1-aminocyclopropane-1-carboxylate oxidase 5, which translates to MAIPVIDFSKLNGEERAKTLAQISNGCEEWGFFQLVNHGVSEELLERVKKVCSEYYKLEREETFKKSTAEKLLNELVEKKNDDKLESADWEDVITLLDNNEWPSQTPGFKETMAEYRAELKKLGVKVMEVMDENLGLPKGYIKKAFDGEEDSAFFGTKVSHYPPCPHPELVNGLRAHTDAGGVILLFQDDKVGGLQILKDGQWIDVQPLPNSIVINTGDQIEVLSNGRYKSVWHRVLATPDGNRRSIASFYNPSLKATISPAPQLVENFKQEEDQAYPKFVFGDYMSVYAEQKFLPKEPRFRAVKAV; encoded by the exons ATGGCGATCCCAGTGATTGACTTCTCGAAGCTCAATGGGGAGGAGAGGGCCAAGACATTGGCTCAGATCAGTAATGGATGTGAGGAATGGGGATTCTTccag CTGGTGAACCATGGAGTTTCGGAGGAGCTCCTTGAGAGGGTGAAGAAGGTCTGCTCCGAGTACTATAAGCTGGAAAGAGAAGAAACTTTCAAGAAGTCAACAGCAGAGAAGCTTTTGAATGAATTAGTGGAAAAGAAGAACGACGACAAGTTGGAGAGTGCGGACTGGGAAGATGTCATTACTCTCCTGGACAATAACGAGTGGCCATCTCAAACCCCAGGATTCAA GGAAACCATGGCTGAATACCGAGCAGAACTGAAGAAATTGGGGGTGAAGGTCATGGAAGTAATGGATGAAAACTTGGGTTTACCAAAGGGATACATCAAGAAGGCATTTGATGGTGAAGAAGACAGTGCCTTCTTTGGTACTAAGGTGAGCCACTACCCCCCATGCCCACATCCAGAGCTTGTGAACGGTCTCCGAGCTCACACGGATGCTGGAGGCGtcatcttactcttccaagaCGACAAGGTAGGTGGTCTTCAAATCCTGAAAGACGGCCAGTGGATCGATGTCCAGCCATTACCAAATTCCATTGTCATCAACACCGGCGATCAGATTGAGGTCTTAAGCAACGGTCGATATAAGAGCGTTTGGCACCGGGTTTTGGCCACTCCTGATGGGAACAGGAGATCAATTGCTTCATTTTACAACCCCTCGCTGAAGGCCACCATATCCCCGGCGCCTCAGCTGGTGGAGAATTTTAAGCAAGAGGAGGATCAAGCTTACCCCAAGTTTGTGTTTGGTGACTACATGTCTGTTTATGCTGAGCAGAAGTTCCTCCCCAAGGAGCCCAGGTTCCGAGCTGTGAAGGCAGTGTAA